A portion of the Stigmatopora argus isolate UIUO_Sarg chromosome 15, RoL_Sarg_1.0, whole genome shotgun sequence genome contains these proteins:
- the trappc12 gene encoding trafficking protein particle complex subunit 12 produces the protein MDSEEAPAHRPVTLDIMVEDVPQEAPSPDPPEPASSGTPARDVILAQGESIDLGGGFATPPEHSSASPSESPMDKVTDQMMESVIISDSPNNSEEDDAARIDSILDGGDHEGSETCIPCDTDDQSNSTQVATETEVSDVQQKEESEEINSTVQIHSSPADVQSPSSQNNEETVLEKGSNLKDQPVPVCTIFSQSKQPNSLIPDGFQPTLIKSPSFNMGSRASSDEAVTPSKMTIPLVCQPSPSLSKFFNDNGQVNAGSDFFDSFMAPSSFISVSNPNAVVPPCPTTSSGATDPCRLSSSASPSDPNPNSEHISAGPESAGKPPLPPSKTLASPGDPPSSGPVTQPQPLTQLFSGSDDAFATALNLSEVDRRHDAWLPSEETRKLLLSMATPQHSPSYTESNRVTMPGLKFDNLQSDAVKDLMLRFLGEQAAMKRQVLTASSVEQSFLGLKQLISSKNWRAAVDLTGRLLTAHGQGYGKAGQLSSHTTNSLQLWFVRLALLTKLNFFQNAELEFEAFGDLDQPDLFYEYYPTIYPGRRGSMVPFSMRLLHAELPQHLAKPQEALDRLHNLKTVCLTIQENLEKGLAEDGAVISLTEENRQESLKLWKCRLSRVLYSVANCLLLMKDYILAVEVYHSIIQYEPQQRAQLLSGIGRLFLQIGDIKTAETYFSDVEKTCQVTDAEPGLTTCVLMNRAFIYLSQNNYAEAHEAFMEVLKMDPKNPVANNNAAVCLLYLGRLKESLGKLEGLVQQDPALYLHESVLFNLTTMYELESSRSTQKKQALLEAVACREGDSFNTQCLKLV, from the exons ATGGATAGCGAGGAGGCGCCAGCTCATCGGCCCGTCACGTTGGACATCATGGTGGAGGATGTCCCCCAGGAGGCTCCATCTCCAGATCCTCCTGAACCAGCGAGTAGTGGGACACCTGCCAGAGATGTCATCCTGGCACAGGGAGAGAGCATTGACCTAGGAGGAGGTTTTGCAACACCTCCAGAACACAGCAGTGCTTCGCCATCAGAAAGCCCGATGGACAAGGTCACTGACCAAATGATGGAGAGTGTCATTATTTCCGACTCACCCAACAACAGCGAGGAGGATGATGCCGCTCGCATTGACTCCATCCTCGATGGCGGAGATCACGAAGGGAGCGAAACCTGCATACCGTGCGACACTGATGACCAAAGTAACTCAACACAGGTTGCAACCGAGACTGAAGTTTCAGATGTCCAGCAGAAAGAAGAGTCAGAGGAAATCAACTCAACGGTGCAAATCCATTCATCTCCCGCTGACGTACAGAGTCCATCTAGTCAAAATAATGAAGAAACAGTTCTTGAAAAGGGCTCTAATCTCAAAGATCAGCCAGTGCCAGTGTGCACAATATTTAGCCAGagtaagcagccaaattcactGATTCCTGATGGTTTCCAGCCCACCCTCATCAAGAGTCCCAGTTTTAATATGGGGAGCCGAGCTAGTAGTGACGAAGCAGTGACCCCCAGCAAGATGACTATTCCACTGGTATGCCAGCCCAGCCCAAGCCTAAGCAAATTCTTCAATGACAATGGACAGGTCAATGCAGGCTCTGACTTTTTTGACTCCTTCATGGCCCCCTCCTCTTTCATCTCAGTGTCCAATCCAAATGCGGTGGTCCCTCCGTGCCCAACCACATCATCTGGAGCCACGGATCCCTGCAGGCTTTCTTCTTCTGCCTCCCCCAGCGATCCCAACCCTAATTCAGAACATATTTCTGCCGGTCCAGAATCAGCAGGAAAGCCTCCACTTCCTCCATCCAAAACATTAGCATCTCCGGGTGATCCACCTTCTTCAGGTCCTGTCACTCAGCCTCAGCCGTTAACTCAGCTGTTCTCAGGAAGCGATGATGCATTCGCAACAGCGCTGAATTTGAGCGAGGTGGACAGACGCCATGATGCGTGGCTGCCTTCTGAAGAAACAAGGAAGTTATTGCTCTCCATGGCCACACCCCAACATAGCCCCTCGTACACAGAGAGCAATAGAGTTACCATGCCAGGTCTCAAGTTTGACAACCTTCAG AGTGATGCTGTAAAAGATTTAATGCTTCGATTCTTGGGGGAGCAAGCAGCTATGAAACGACAAGTTCTCACCGCCAGCTCTGTGGAACAGTCTTTCCTGGGTCTCAAACAGCTGATT AGCAGTAAGAATTGGCGAGCAGCTGTTGATTTGACGGGCCGTCTTTTGACAGCTCATGGACAGGGATACGGAAAAGCAGGACAACTGTCTTCCCATACCACTAACTCACTACAG CTATGGTTTGTACGTTTGGCGCTTCTCACCAAGCTGAACTTCTTCCAAAATGCAGAGTTGGAATTTGAGGCTTTTGGTGATCTGGATCAACCAGACCTCTTTTACGAGTATTACCCAACAATATATCCTGGAAGAAGAG GCTCCATGGTGCCGTTCTCCATGCGGTTACTGCATGCAGAGCTTCCCCAGCACCTGGCGAAGCCCCAGGAGGCTCTGGACCGCTTGCACAATCTCAAAactgtctgcctcaca ATCCAGGAGAACTTGGAAAAAGGCTTGGCTGAGGATGGTGCCGTGATCAGCTTGACAGAGGAGAATAGGCAAG AATCTCTAAAGCTATGGAAATGTCGTCTCAGTCGAGTCCTCTACTCCGTGGCCAACTGTCTACTGTTGATGaag GACTATATTTTAGCTGTGGAGGTTTATCACTCAATCATCCAGTATGAACCTCAGCAGAGAGCCCAGCTGTTAAGTGGCATAGGTCGCCTCTTCTTGCAG ATTGGAGACATTAAGACAGCCGAAACTTATTTTAGCGATGTTGAGAAAACATGCCAGGTTACAGACGCCGAGCCCGGCTTGACGACATGCGTGCTGATGAACAG GGCATTTATCTACCTCAGTCAGAACAACTATGCTGAAGCACATGAAGCCTTCATGGAAGTTTTAAAAATGGATCCAAAAAACCCTGTT GCTAACAACAACGCAGCAGTGTGCTTGCTGTACCTGGGCCGACTCAAGGAATCTCTGGGCAAACTGGAAGGCCTGGTGCAGCAGGACCCGGCCCTCTACCTTCACGAAAGCGTTCTCTTCAATTTGACCACTATGTATGAACTGGAGTCTTCACGGAGCACCCAAAAGAAGCAGGCGCTCTTGGAGGCTGTGGCCTGCCGGGAAGGTGACAGCTTCAACACGCAATGCCTCAAACTGGTTTGA